The Ictidomys tridecemlineatus isolate mIctTri1 chromosome 6, mIctTri1.hap1, whole genome shotgun sequence genome includes a region encoding these proteins:
- the LOC101975686 gene encoding olfactory receptor 8S1 yields MPSILATGNHSIVTEFILLGLPAQPHIQALLFVLFLGVYLLTFTGNLLMILVIRTDSQLHAPMYFFLSHLSFLDLCLTSVIVPEMLDNLLSQRKSISVEGCLTQVFFIFSTAGIEAFLLSVMAYDRYAAICHPLLYGQMMTRQLCGGLVWASWGLGFLDALINTLMAWNLDFCEARVMPHFSCELPSLFSLSCSDVSANFAVLLGSTLLHALGTFLLVFFSYTGIVSTILSISSTTGRSKAFSTCSSHLTTVILFYGSGSLRYLIPTLSSPMELFFSIQYSVVTPLVNPFVYSLKNKEVKTALNRMLKKVCNFK; encoded by the coding sequence ATGCCCTCTATACTGGCCACAGGAAACCACAGCATCGTCACTGAGTTCATCCTCCTGGGACTGCCTGCTCAGCCACACATCCAGGCGTTGCTCTTTGTGCTGTTCTTGGGGGTTTACCTTCTGACCTTCACGGGGAACCTGTTGATGATACTGGTGATCAGGACGGATTCTCAGCTCCACGCCcctatgtacttcttcctcagtcACCTCTCTTTCCTGGATCTTTGCTTAACATCAGTCATTGTGCCCGAAATGTTGGACAATCTTCTGTCCCAGAGGAAATCAATCTCAGTAGAAGGCTGCCTGACTcaggttttttttatattttccactgCTGGGATTGAGGCTTTTCTGCTCtcagtgatggcctatgaccgctatgctGCCATCTGCCACCCCCTGCTCTATGGCCAGATGATGACCAGACAGTTGTGTGGGGGTCTGGTATGGGCCTCATGGGGACTGGGCTTTCTGGATGCTCTCATTAACACCCTCATGGCTTGGAATTTGGACTTCTGTGAGGCTCGTGTCATGCCTCACTTCAGCTGTGAGCTGCCCTCTCTGTTTTCTCTGTCCTGCTCTGATGTCTCTGCCAACTTTGCAGTCCTGCTGGGCTCCACCCTCCTGCATGCCCTTGGGACCTTCCTTCTGGTCTTTTTCTCTTACACCGGCATTGTCTCCACTATCCTGAGCATCAGCTCCACTACAGGCAGAagcaaggccttctccacctgctcctctCATCTCACTACTGTGATTTTGTTCTATGGATCAGGTTCTCTTCGCTATCTCATACCAACCTTAAGTTCTCCGATGGAATTGTTTTTTTCCATCCAGTACAGTGTGGTCACTCCTCTAGTGAATCCCTTTGTCTATAGCCTGAAGAACAAGGAAGTAAAAACAGCTCTGAATAGAATGTTGAAAAAGGTTTGCAATTTTAAATAG